Proteins encoded by one window of Roseibium sp. Sym1:
- a CDS encoding FAD-dependent monooxygenase, with the protein MSANGEADLPIIIAGAGIGGLTAALFLRDRGHQVVLLDKANVLSEVGAGLQLSPNACAVLDRLGLLQELEPHANAPDNLRIWSGTSGRQLATVRMGSFLKMRHGYPFWQIHRADLQRVLLDKARATPGISIKLACEVMDLTSTPYGNLTCIYQDADMTGNLACKALIGADGVWSRVRRLVPGHENARFSGQVAYRTTVPIDAVPRRWTTDPGLWLHRDSHLVHYPVKGGRHLNIVALAEENWQDERWSTRADREALLHLFRNWPAEIRNLLGSSDEWLKWALCSVKASGPWSHGHVALLGDAAHAMLPYMAQGAAMAIEDAAILARHLPVDVENVPAALRAFEFHRKARVTHVQKVSFDNARTYHYSGALALARDTVLRLSKPTSLATRFDDIYGWTPEQ; encoded by the coding sequence ATGAGCGCGAATGGCGAGGCCGACCTCCCGATCATCATTGCCGGCGCGGGAATTGGCGGCCTGACGGCGGCCTTGTTCTTGCGTGACAGAGGCCACCAGGTCGTCTTGCTGGACAAGGCGAACGTGCTCAGTGAAGTCGGCGCCGGACTTCAGCTCTCGCCCAATGCCTGCGCTGTGCTTGACCGCCTCGGGCTCTTGCAGGAACTCGAGCCTCACGCGAATGCACCGGACAATTTGCGCATCTGGTCCGGCACATCCGGCCGCCAGCTGGCAACCGTGCGCATGGGGTCTTTTCTCAAGATGCGTCACGGCTACCCGTTCTGGCAGATCCACAGGGCGGATCTGCAGCGGGTGTTGCTCGACAAGGCCCGGGCAACACCGGGAATTTCCATCAAGCTGGCTTGTGAGGTCATGGATCTCACGTCCACGCCCTACGGGAACCTGACCTGTATCTATCAGGATGCCGACATGACGGGAAATCTCGCCTGCAAGGCGCTGATTGGCGCCGACGGGGTCTGGTCAAGGGTCAGGCGCCTGGTGCCGGGCCATGAAAACGCGCGCTTCAGCGGTCAGGTCGCCTACCGGACGACGGTGCCCATTGACGCCGTGCCCCGTCGATGGACCACCGACCCCGGACTGTGGCTGCACCGCGATTCCCATCTCGTGCATTACCCCGTCAAGGGAGGACGGCACCTCAATATCGTCGCCCTGGCCGAAGAGAACTGGCAGGACGAGAGGTGGTCGACCAGGGCCGACAGGGAAGCGCTGCTGCACCTGTTCAGAAACTGGCCCGCGGAAATACGCAACCTGCTCGGATCTTCGGACGAATGGCTGAAATGGGCGCTCTGCAGCGTCAAGGCGTCCGGCCCCTGGTCACACGGCCATGTTGCCCTCCTCGGCGACGCGGCCCATGCCATGCTGCCCTACATGGCACAAGGCGCCGCAATGGCCATAGAGGACGCTGCCATCCTCGCCAGGCATTTGCCGGTGGATGTTGAGAACGTGCCGGCCGCCTTGCGCGCTTTCGAGTTCCATCGCAAGGCCAGGGTAACCCACGTCCAGAAGGTTTCTTTCGACAACGCCCGCACCTACCACTATTCGGGCGCGCTTGCCCTGGCGCGCGATACCGTCCTGCGGCTGTCAAAACCCACCAGCCTCGCGACACGCTTCGACGACATTTATGGCTGGACACCGGAACAATAA
- the cysE gene encoding serine O-acetyltransferase, translating into MSAPISKSDLKQVSTHDPVWQQLRDEAQAMVAQEPALSSFVYETVLNHDSLEEAVLHRLGDRLGRDIVSASLIRQTYLEALADEPELAKIFRVDIVAVFDRDPACFRYLEPVLYFKGFHGLQTHRLANWLWRKGRKDFALYLQSRASEVFQIDIHPAVPVGRGIFIDHGTGIVVGGTAVIEDEVSILQGVTLGGTGKVGGDRHPKIRHGVLLGAGAKVLGNLEIGHCSRIASGSVVLKDVPANTTVAGVPAKIVGEAGCPEPARSMNQLLGEEDPAE; encoded by the coding sequence ATGTCGGCACCGATCAGCAAGTCCGACTTGAAACAGGTTTCGACCCATGATCCGGTCTGGCAGCAATTGCGGGATGAGGCGCAGGCGATGGTGGCGCAGGAGCCAGCCCTGTCTTCGTTTGTCTATGAAACCGTGCTGAACCATGACAGCCTGGAAGAAGCGGTGCTGCACCGCCTGGGTGATCGTCTCGGCCGGGACATTGTTTCCGCATCGCTGATCAGGCAGACCTATCTCGAAGCGCTGGCGGACGAGCCGGAGCTTGCCAAGATCTTCCGGGTCGATATCGTTGCCGTTTTCGACCGCGATCCCGCCTGTTTCCGGTACCTGGAGCCGGTGCTCTATTTCAAGGGCTTTCACGGTCTTCAAACCCATCGGCTCGCCAACTGGCTCTGGCGCAAGGGCCGCAAGGACTTCGCGCTTTATCTGCAGAGCAGGGCCTCGGAAGTTTTCCAGATCGACATCCATCCGGCCGTTCCGGTCGGCCGGGGTATCTTCATCGACCATGGCACGGGGATCGTCGTTGGCGGTACCGCGGTGATCGAGGACGAAGTCTCCATCCTCCAGGGCGTCACCCTTGGCGGCACCGGCAAGGTCGGCGGGGATCGTCATCCGAAAATCCGCCATGGCGTGCTGCTGGGAGCCGGAGCGAAGGTGCTCGGCAATCTGGAGATCGGCCATTGCTCGCGGATCGCCTCGGGCTCCGTGGTGCTCAAGGATGTCCCGGCCAATACGACGGTTGCCGGCGTTCCGGCCAAGATCGTCGGCGAAGCCGGATGTCCGGAACCCGCACGCAGCATGAATCAGCTTCTGGGCGAGGAAGACCCGGCCGAGTGA
- a CDS encoding enoyl-CoA hydratase-related protein, with protein MTSQATGSTGHENPRLTVNGAVAELWLNAPARKNALPLSAWQAIPALLDGLGKNASVRVCVVRGVGGKSFCAGADISEFAEIRSTPAAAKHYDDINVAAFKALKAVAVPVIAAIEGPCLGGGLGLALACDMRIAARSAFFAIPAARLGLAYPPEALGDLLEAVSPSDAKRLLFTAERLAADEALRTGLINEVVDDTQLDQRIDALCSILSNNAPLSLKAAKRAINHLSRPNVAGEMADLLEDAELCIDSADYREGCKAFLEKRSPRFTGG; from the coding sequence ATGACTTCGCAAGCCACCGGGTCCACCGGTCATGAAAACCCGCGTCTGACGGTCAACGGCGCGGTTGCCGAACTGTGGCTCAACGCCCCGGCAAGGAAGAATGCCCTCCCCCTGTCCGCCTGGCAGGCAATACCCGCTCTGCTGGACGGACTCGGTAAGAACGCTTCGGTCCGCGTCTGCGTCGTGCGCGGGGTCGGCGGCAAGAGCTTCTGCGCCGGGGCGGACATCTCCGAGTTTGCCGAGATCCGATCCACACCGGCAGCCGCCAAGCACTATGACGATATCAACGTGGCTGCCTTCAAGGCCCTGAAAGCCGTGGCCGTTCCGGTCATCGCGGCCATCGAGGGCCCTTGCCTTGGCGGTGGTTTGGGGTTGGCCCTGGCCTGTGACATGCGCATTGCCGCGCGTTCGGCGTTTTTTGCCATTCCCGCGGCCCGGCTGGGCCTGGCCTATCCGCCGGAAGCCCTCGGGGATCTGCTGGAAGCCGTCTCCCCGTCCGACGCCAAGAGGCTTCTCTTCACGGCGGAGCGCCTCGCCGCGGACGAGGCCTTGCGCACCGGCCTTATCAACGAAGTTGTCGACGACACGCAACTGGACCAGCGGATCGACGCCTTGTGCTCCATCCTGTCCAACAACGCTCCCTTGTCGCTGAAAGCCGCAAAGCGGGCCATCAACCACCTGTCCAGGCCAAATGTCGCCGGTGAAATGGCAGACCTGTTGGAGGATGCGGAACTCTGCATTGACAGTGCGGACTACCGCGAGGGGTGCAAGGCCTTCCTTGAAAAACGGTCGCCGCGGTTCACGGGCGGTTGA
- a CDS encoding competence/damage-inducible protein A, with amino-acid sequence MTGQKTVNVVTAAFLVIGDEILSGRTKDKNVGFVADYLTSLGIDLKEVRIVPDETPEIVEAVNALRSKYDYVFTSGGIGPTHDDITAESIAAAFGVPLNLDPRAVALLETHYAPGQFTPARQRMARIPEGADLIENKVSKAPGFRIGNVHVMAGVPSIMQAMMDAIAPTLSTGTKMLSETVAADMPESRIAERLSAIQDAHPETLIGSYPRATDGRFTTQIVVRSRDEAVLQAAVRDVAAAVAELSG; translated from the coding sequence ATGACCGGTCAGAAGACAGTCAACGTTGTGACCGCAGCGTTTCTGGTGATCGGCGACGAGATCCTCTCCGGCCGTACCAAGGACAAGAATGTCGGGTTTGTCGCCGACTATCTGACCTCTCTCGGAATCGACCTGAAAGAGGTCCGCATTGTTCCCGACGAAACCCCTGAAATCGTCGAGGCGGTCAACGCACTCCGGTCTAAATACGATTACGTCTTCACGTCGGGTGGCATCGGACCGACCCATGACGACATCACCGCGGAAAGCATCGCCGCGGCCTTCGGCGTACCGCTGAACCTGGATCCCAGGGCCGTGGCCCTTCTCGAAACGCACTATGCCCCCGGTCAGTTCACCCCCGCACGCCAGCGCATGGCACGCATCCCGGAAGGCGCCGACCTGATTGAGAACAAGGTCTCCAAGGCGCCGGGTTTCAGGATCGGCAACGTGCATGTGATGGCCGGCGTTCCGTCCATCATGCAGGCGATGATGGACGCAATTGCGCCGACCCTTTCGACGGGTACGAAAATGCTGTCCGAAACCGTCGCCGCCGACATGCCCGAAAGCCGGATCGCCGAGCGGCTGTCCGCGATTCAGGATGCCCATCCGGAAACGCTGATCGGTTCCTATCCGAGAGCCACCGACGGCAGATTCACAACCCAGATCGTTGTTCGTTCACGGGACGAGGCCGTCCTGCAGGCCGCCGTCAGGGACGTCGCCGCAGCCGTTGCCGAGCTCTCGGGATAA
- a CDS encoding zinc-finger domain-containing protein: MADHVVPHFQNSSGHDSVAIGAREFMCIGANPPFDHPHVFLDMGSENEVVCPYCSTLYKFDATLKETESSPSDCTWAPAAA; encoded by the coding sequence ATGGCGGATCACGTCGTCCCGCATTTTCAGAATTCGAGCGGACACGATTCCGTTGCGATCGGTGCACGGGAATTCATGTGTATCGGAGCCAATCCTCCGTTTGATCATCCGCATGTTTTCCTGGACATGGGCAGCGAAAACGAAGTGGTCTGTCCTTATTGCTCCACGTTGTACAAGTTTGACGCGACCCTGAAGGAAACTGAGTCCTCGCCTTCGGACTGCACCTGGGCGCCGGCCGCCGCCTGA
- a CDS encoding alpha/beta fold hydrolase codes for MPQFEFDGVRIAYLDEGEGDPILLIHGFASNKQVNWQYPGWVDLLVRDGRRVIAIDNRGHGDSQKFYDPAAYGAPVMAEDARRLLDHLQIERADVMGYSMGARISAFLTLNHPARVRRAVFSGLGYGMISGIGDPEPIASALEAERLKDITDRTGKAFRAFAEQTGSDRRALAACMRSSRQKISEEDVARIERPVLVAVGTKDDVAGSPQKLAALIPHADVLEIPGRDHMVAVGDKVHKQGVLAFLNNVEA; via the coding sequence ATGCCGCAGTTCGAATTCGATGGTGTCAGGATCGCATATCTGGATGAGGGAGAAGGGGATCCGATCCTGCTGATTCACGGATTTGCGTCCAACAAGCAGGTCAACTGGCAATATCCCGGCTGGGTGGATCTCCTTGTCCGCGACGGACGGCGCGTGATTGCCATCGACAATCGTGGTCACGGCGACAGCCAGAAATTCTATGACCCGGCTGCTTACGGGGCGCCCGTCATGGCGGAAGACGCCAGGCGGCTCCTGGATCATCTCCAGATCGAGCGTGCGGATGTCATGGGCTATTCCATGGGCGCCCGGATTTCGGCATTCCTGACCCTCAACCATCCGGCACGGGTGCGCCGGGCAGTCTTTTCAGGTCTCGGCTACGGCATGATCTCGGGGATAGGCGATCCGGAACCGATTGCATCGGCACTGGAAGCCGAGCGGCTGAAGGACATCACCGACCGGACCGGCAAGGCCTTCCGCGCCTTCGCCGAGCAGACCGGGTCGGACCGCCGGGCTCTGGCGGCCTGCATGCGCTCTTCTCGCCAGAAGATCAGTGAAGAGGACGTTGCCCGTATCGAGCGTCCGGTGCTGGTCGCGGTTGGAACCAAGGACGATGTTGCCGGTTCGCCCCAGAAACTGGCGGCCCTGATCCCGCATGCGGACGTGCTGGAGATCCCGGGGCGGGACCACATGGTGGCCGTCGGCGACAAGGTCCACAAGCAGGGCGTGCTTGCCTTCCTGAACAACGTCGAAGCTTAA
- a CDS encoding alpha/beta fold hydrolase, protein MASAARKDVVGLMGPKRVEFQGVEKNRLVADRYGSGEQPVIMLHGGGQTRHSWDAASKRIADLGHPVYSLDQRGHGESDWVPSGNYAFEDFARDLVGVTRQVGALHRQKPVVVGASLGGFAGMLAEGQENPGGLAALVLVDITPRIDMGGVSKIIGFMSDRVEQGFATVEEAADAIARYLPNRARPKDLSGLSKNLRLHEDGRYRWHWDPAFLKTKRHEDPDQADHAQDEVLSAAGNLSCAVLLIRGQNSELVSMDHVREFQEQVPHARFTDIRDAGHMVAGDKNDVFAGAVEEFLIGLNAGAEPA, encoded by the coding sequence ATGGCATCCGCGGCAAGAAAGGATGTGGTTGGTCTCATGGGTCCGAAGCGTGTTGAATTCCAGGGTGTCGAGAAGAACAGGCTGGTTGCGGACCGGTACGGGTCGGGCGAACAGCCGGTGATCATGCTGCATGGCGGAGGGCAGACGCGCCATTCCTGGGATGCCGCCTCCAAGCGCATCGCCGATCTGGGCCATCCTGTTTACTCGCTGGACCAGCGCGGGCACGGCGAAAGCGACTGGGTACCCTCCGGCAACTATGCCTTTGAGGATTTCGCGCGGGATCTTGTCGGTGTGACCCGTCAGGTCGGCGCGCTCCATCGTCAAAAACCGGTTGTCGTCGGAGCTTCCCTCGGCGGTTTCGCCGGCATGCTGGCGGAGGGGCAGGAGAATCCCGGAGGCCTGGCGGCCCTTGTTCTCGTCGACATCACGCCCAGGATCGACATGGGCGGCGTCAGCAAGATCATCGGATTCATGAGCGACCGGGTCGAGCAGGGTTTCGCCACGGTGGAAGAGGCGGCGGATGCCATCGCCCGCTACCTGCCGAACCGCGCGAGGCCGAAGGATCTGTCAGGTCTTTCGAAGAACCTGAGGCTGCACGAGGACGGCCGCTACCGCTGGCACTGGGATCCGGCGTTCCTGAAGACCAAGCGGCATGAGGATCCGGACCAGGCCGACCATGCCCAGGACGAGGTGCTGAGCGCTGCCGGCAACCTGTCCTGCGCCGTCCTGCTGATCCGGGGACAGAATTCCGAGCTTGTGTCCATGGACCACGTGCGCGAGTTCCAGGAGCAGGTGCCCCATGCCAGGTTCACGGATATCCGCGATGCCGGCCACATGGTCGCCGGCGACAAGAACGATGTTTTCGCGGGCGCGGTCGAAGAGTTCCTGATCGGATTGAATGCCGGCGCCGAGCCCGCGTGA